One genomic window of Bacillus mycoides includes the following:
- a CDS encoding DUF3900 domain-containing protein, translating into MDFEINFLSFYVVQVEGKGEAVDKRYKHFQTLDAEEYEDSSLKEFLNGELLKISKRKVERHAKTEQAPTKIGRFIVEEGHELDSNPHYNLFNRIRFAETKENFKDMSEPLVYTYLDTSAVRGGVFLIAQAKLRKYFDDPFVFVMKCDFEPKVASISDESTLIRNVEMAITTKNMKSIQYPYMPEEGMVEPGELKIHQASHARYFEDFLKFVEYERSMPEIMKTQVMDMVYDQIEDVFEEGTEEREQFDQAMEVWAASPKREIMEQFSTEEVMEATAQIVEHAPEVELKLKADHISVKALLADFGDLIHIAKVNDRYVLMIEADTLTFEKGFSPIEFLKPDELQDVIERIENKQQYSYGSGEIE; encoded by the coding sequence ATGGATTTTGAAATAAATTTTCTTTCCTTTTATGTAGTACAAGTTGAAGGAAAAGGTGAAGCAGTTGATAAACGCTATAAACATTTTCAAACATTAGACGCTGAAGAGTATGAAGATAGCTCTTTAAAAGAATTTTTGAATGGTGAATTATTAAAAATTTCAAAGCGAAAAGTAGAACGTCACGCAAAAACAGAACAAGCCCCAACAAAGATTGGTCGCTTTATTGTAGAAGAAGGGCACGAACTCGATTCAAACCCTCATTACAACTTATTTAATCGTATTCGTTTTGCAGAAACAAAAGAAAACTTCAAAGATATGAGCGAACCTCTCGTTTATACATACCTTGACACAAGCGCTGTACGTGGTGGTGTATTTTTAATCGCTCAAGCAAAACTACGCAAATACTTTGATGATCCATTCGTATTCGTAATGAAATGTGACTTCGAACCAAAGGTTGCTTCCATTTCTGATGAATCAACGCTTATTCGTAACGTTGAAATGGCCATCACAACAAAGAATATGAAATCTATCCAATATCCATACATGCCTGAAGAAGGTATGGTGGAGCCTGGTGAACTAAAAATACACCAAGCATCACATGCCCGCTACTTTGAGGACTTCTTAAAATTCGTCGAGTACGAGCGCTCTATGCCTGAAATTATGAAAACACAAGTAATGGACATGGTATACGATCAAATTGAAGATGTATTTGAAGAAGGTACTGAAGAACGCGAACAATTCGACCAAGCAATGGAAGTTTGGGCTGCCAGTCCAAAACGTGAAATTATGGAACAGTTTTCAACAGAAGAAGTAATGGAAGCTACTGCTCAAATCGTCGAGCACGCCCCTGAAGTGGAATTAAAGCTAAAAGCAGATCATATCTCTGTGAAGGCTTTGCTGGCTGATTTCGGAGACCTAATACATATCGCAAAGGTAAACGACCGATATGTATTAATGATTGAAGCAGACACACTTACGTTCGAAAAAGGATTCTCTCCTATCGAATTCCTGAAGCCAGATGAACTGCAAGATGTGATTGAGCGGATTGAGAATAAGCAGCAGTATAGTTATGGCTCCGGAGAAATCGAATAG
- a CDS encoding CatB-related O-acetyltransferase, whose translation MFLNQNPQLASYEIGDWSYGDLNVRTWGEGASLKLGKFCSIADHVTVFLGGEHRTDWISTYPFNVIVPEGAGFSGHPKTKGDVIIGHDVWIGSGAMIMSGVKVGNGAVIGARSVVTRDIPPYGIVAGNPAKLVRYRFSPEVIEELQQISWWDWDISTITASLHFLLSDNVSEFIREYKE comes from the coding sequence TTGTTCTTAAATCAAAATCCACAGCTTGCTTCTTATGAAATAGGAGATTGGTCATATGGTGACCTTAATGTTCGTACTTGGGGGGAAGGAGCTTCGCTTAAATTAGGTAAGTTCTGTTCCATAGCCGACCATGTAACAGTCTTTTTAGGTGGCGAACACAGAACAGATTGGATTAGTACCTATCCATTTAATGTGATAGTTCCCGAGGGTGCGGGGTTTAGCGGTCATCCGAAAACTAAGGGAGATGTAATCATTGGTCATGACGTTTGGATAGGCAGTGGCGCTATGATTATGTCTGGAGTCAAAGTCGGAAACGGAGCTGTTATTGGCGCAAGAAGCGTTGTAACACGAGATATCCCGCCGTATGGAATAGTAGCAGGTAATCCAGCAAAGTTGGTTCGGTATCGTTTCTCACCAGAAGTGATTGAAGAACTTCAACAAATTTCTTGGTGGGACTGGGATATATCTACTATCACGGCGTCTTTACATTTTCTTCTTTCAGATAATGTCAGTGAGTTTATTCGAGAATATAAAGAATAA
- a CDS encoding exonuclease — translation MKNATHFIVFDIERNFRPYKSEDPSEIVDIGAIKIDVSTMKVIGEFSELVKPSAPLTRHTTKLTGITKKDLIGAEKFPQIIEKFIQFIGEDSIFISWGKEDYHFLSHDCTLHGVECPCMDKESRFDVQKFVFQAYEELFEHTPSLQFAVEQLGLTWEGRQHRAFADAENTANIFLKVCGERDINKRYKRHGELELVKNGKLTEKAKKRMRKWVFKELRKNTERPFVWSAFESSDTWESITERYYISESAVELLKKHFPTAVRKAERQIRYLAEMEKVQEEGKVT, via the coding sequence TTGAAAAACGCTACACATTTTATTGTGTTTGATATTGAAAGGAATTTTAGGCCGTATAAATCAGAAGATCCGTCAGAAATAGTTGATATTGGAGCTATAAAAATAGATGTGAGTACAATGAAGGTTATTGGAGAATTTTCAGAGTTAGTAAAACCAAGTGCCCCATTAACTCGTCATACAACAAAATTAACTGGAATTACAAAGAAAGATTTAATTGGTGCGGAGAAATTCCCTCAAATTATAGAGAAATTTATTCAGTTCATTGGAGAAGATTCTATATTTATTTCATGGGGAAAAGAAGATTATCATTTTCTTTCTCATGATTGTACATTACACGGTGTAGAATGCCCATGTATGGACAAAGAGAGCAGATTTGATGTGCAAAAATTTGTTTTCCAGGCATATGAAGAATTATTTGAGCATACACCAAGTTTACAATTTGCAGTGGAGCAGCTCGGTTTAACATGGGAAGGTAGGCAACATCGTGCTTTCGCAGATGCTGAGAATACAGCAAATATCTTTCTGAAAGTATGTGGCGAGAGAGATATTAACAAGCGATACAAGAGACATGGTGAGCTTGAACTTGTAAAGAACGGAAAACTAACAGAAAAAGCGAAAAAAAGGATGCGAAAATGGGTGTTTAAAGAACTGAGAAAAAATACAGAGCGTCCTTTTGTATGGAGTGCATTTGAAAGTAGTGACACGTGGGAAAGTATAACGGAAAGATATTATATAAGTGAATCTGCAGTAGAACTTTTGAAAAAACACTTTCCTACTGCGGTGAGAAAGGCAGAAAGGCAGATTAGGTATTTGGCTGAGATGGAGAAGGTGCAGGAAGAGGGAAAGGTAACGTAA
- the cspB gene encoding cold shock-like protein CspB, with protein MQNGKVKWFNAEKGFGFIEVEGGEDVFVHFSAIQGDGFKSLEEGQEVTFEVEQGNRGPQATNVNKK; from the coding sequence ATGCAAAACGGTAAAGTAAAATGGTTTAACGCAGAAAAAGGTTTCGGTTTCATCGAGGTTGAAGGCGGAGAAGACGTATTCGTTCATTTCTCAGCTATCCAAGGCGACGGCTTCAAATCTTTAGAAGAAGGTCAAGAAGTTACTTTCGAAGTAGAACAAGGTAACCGTGGACCTCAAGCTACAAACGTAAACAAGAAGTAA
- a CDS encoding WD40/YVTN/BNR-like repeat-containing protein, with translation METMLSATAITKLRDGKLLLATTYNGLFIEKDGEWKQALTGFQKRIRDLHSEGNVVYGVGDEGVFIRSMNGGETWTIQRFPTKATSWNVCSNENGTVIAHGDKTLYHSNNFGSTWETIQPFLNYGSEAPSIRSLFLYKHYLFIGTKIHTKYGGVWLFDLETRKLKRIKIAMNQMISALTIHNSYLVAASGSCRGISGNISFCKIDESIESDKIFWHTCQSEQKASSYLDLSVDQHVLYTTSTQNKAGISTVCRVLLEEGIVTVCDSVKGHGWRIVNEKEGYVVAGSGELKAMQWKKKAV, from the coding sequence GTGGAAACAATGTTAAGTGCAACTGCTATTACAAAGTTAAGAGATGGAAAGCTTTTGTTAGCTACTACATATAATGGTTTATTCATTGAAAAAGATGGAGAATGGAAACAGGCTTTAACTGGTTTCCAAAAACGAATTCGAGATTTACATAGTGAAGGTAACGTAGTTTATGGAGTAGGAGACGAAGGAGTTTTTATTCGTAGTATGAATGGTGGAGAAACGTGGACGATCCAGCGCTTTCCAACGAAAGCAACGAGCTGGAATGTATGTAGTAATGAGAATGGAACAGTAATTGCTCATGGAGATAAAACACTGTATCATTCTAATAATTTTGGTTCCACATGGGAGACTATTCAGCCATTTCTTAATTACGGTAGTGAGGCACCATCCATTCGATCATTATTTTTATATAAACATTACTTATTTATCGGTACGAAAATACATACTAAATATGGTGGTGTTTGGCTTTTTGATTTAGAGACACGTAAATTAAAAAGGATTAAAATAGCGATGAATCAGATGATTTCTGCGTTGACTATACATAATTCCTATTTAGTAGCGGCAAGTGGATCGTGCAGGGGAATTAGCGGGAATATTTCTTTTTGCAAAATAGATGAGAGCATCGAAAGTGATAAAATATTTTGGCATACATGTCAAAGTGAACAAAAAGCTAGTAGCTATTTAGACTTAAGTGTAGATCAGCATGTGTTATATACAACGTCAACGCAAAATAAAGCGGGAATTAGCACTGTTTGCCGTGTGCTTCTTGAAGAAGGAATTGTTACAGTATGTGATTCGGTTAAAGGGCATGGCTGGCGCATTGTTAATGAAAAAGAAGGCTATGTTGTAGCTGGATCAGGTGAATTAAAAGCGATGCAGTGGAAGAAAAAAGCTGTATAG
- a CDS encoding flavodoxin, giving the protein MAKILIAYASMSGNTESIADLIKVSLDAFDHEVVLQEMEGMDAEELLAYDGIILGSYTWGDGELPFEAEDFHDELENIDLTGKKVAVFGSGDTAYELFCEAVTIFEERLVKCGAELVQEGLKIELAPEDKEDVEKCSDFAIAFAEKF; this is encoded by the coding sequence GTGGCGAAAATTTTAATAGCGTATGCAAGTATGTCAGGGAATACAGAGAGTATTGCTGATTTAATTAAAGTAAGTTTAGATGCCTTTGATCATGAAGTAGTATTGCAAGAGATGGAAGGTATGGATGCTGAAGAATTATTAGCTTATGATGGAATCATTTTAGGATCTTATACGTGGGGTGATGGTGAATTACCATTTGAAGCGGAAGATTTCCATGATGAGTTAGAAAATATAGATTTAACGGGTAAAAAAGTGGCTGTTTTTGGATCAGGTGATACGGCGTATGAACTGTTTTGTGAAGCGGTAACGATATTTGAAGAACGTCTTGTAAAATGCGGGGCAGAACTTGTACAAGAAGGATTGAAAATTGAATTAGCTCCAGAAGACAAAGAAGACGTTGAAAAATGCAGTGATTTTGCAATTGCTTTTGCCGAGAAGTTCTAG
- a CDS encoding acetate uptake transporter — protein sequence MSNQTTTHHVKMTTADPSGIGLFGLAMVTLVASSQKLGLTDGVSLVLPWAIFLGGFAQIFACIHDAKHNNTFGTTAFGAYGLFWLGVGMTWLIQLGVFGEKLAQTADSKQLGVAFIGYLIFTIFMTIGAMETHKVLFMIFVLIDFLFIGLSLSTLGVMPHAMHNLAAYSELCISLLSFYGSAAAVLNTHFEKVVLPVGKPFGIFKK from the coding sequence ATGAGCAATCAAACTACTACACATCATGTGAAAATGACAACAGCAGATCCATCTGGAATCGGTCTCTTTGGATTAGCGATGGTAACACTTGTAGCATCATCTCAAAAATTAGGCTTAACAGATGGCGTTTCACTTGTATTACCATGGGCAATCTTTTTAGGAGGGTTTGCACAAATCTTTGCATGCATTCACGATGCAAAGCATAACAATACGTTCGGTACAACAGCATTTGGTGCGTACGGCCTATTTTGGTTAGGTGTTGGAATGACTTGGTTAATTCAACTTGGAGTATTTGGCGAAAAATTAGCCCAAACTGCAGATTCAAAACAGCTTGGTGTAGCCTTTATCGGATACTTGATTTTTACGATCTTTATGACAATTGGTGCAATGGAAACACACAAAGTATTATTTATGATTTTCGTCCTTATTGATTTCTTATTTATCGGTCTTTCATTAAGTACTTTAGGTGTTATGCCACATGCAATGCATAATTTAGCAGCGTATTCTGAACTATGTATTTCATTATTATCTTTCTATGGTTCAGCAGCAGCTGTGTTAAATACACACTTCGAAAAAGTTGTATTACCAGTTGGAAAACCATTTGGTATTTTTAAAAAGTAA
- a CDS encoding NUDIX hydrolase — protein sequence MRRNRGAAIIVQDGKIALIKRVREGEVYFVFPGGGIEEGETPEEAKKREVYEELGVHIQVEHLIVMVEYKGTEYYYNAHTTGGVFGSGKGDEFELKGRGSYIPLWMPINELLNVNIKPYDVAKNVFNYYRE from the coding sequence GTGAGAAGAAATCGCGGTGCAGCTATTATTGTACAGGACGGTAAAATCGCTCTTATAAAACGTGTTCGAGAAGGTGAGGTGTATTTTGTTTTTCCAGGCGGGGGAATTGAAGAAGGAGAAACACCTGAAGAAGCAAAGAAGCGAGAGGTTTATGAAGAATTAGGGGTACATATACAAGTGGAGCATTTGATTGTAATGGTGGAGTATAAAGGTACGGAGTATTATTATAATGCCCATACTACAGGTGGAGTTTTCGGAAGTGGTAAAGGCGATGAGTTCGAGTTGAAAGGTAGAGGGAGTTATATACCTTTATGGATGCCGATAAATGAGTTGCTAAATGTAAATATAAAACCGTATGATGTGGCAAAAAATGTATTCAATTATTATAGGGAATAA
- a CDS encoding ASCH domain-containing protein gives MRHKMGLYNEPFQSIYSGKKVFEVRLYDKKRQQIKHGDEIVFTNLMTAETIIVKVTEVKRYESFKEMYEQIDKKLFDRENVSLEEMLESTYKIYTKEQEKEWGTVAIGVEVIK, from the coding sequence ATGAGACATAAAATGGGACTATATAATGAGCCTTTTCAATCTATTTATTCGGGTAAAAAAGTATTTGAAGTTAGATTGTATGATAAAAAGCGTCAACAAATAAAACATGGTGATGAAATTGTATTTACCAACCTTATGACGGCAGAAACAATTATTGTAAAGGTAACAGAGGTAAAGCGATACGAGAGTTTTAAGGAAATGTACGAACAAATTGATAAAAAATTATTTGACCGTGAAAATGTTAGCTTAGAGGAAATGTTAGAAAGTACATACAAAATCTATACGAAAGAACAAGAAAAAGAATGGGGAACAGTTGCGATTGGTGTTGAGGTAATAAAGTGA